Proteins encoded together in one Limisphaerales bacterium window:
- a CDS encoding PQQ-binding-like beta-propeller repeat protein — protein sequence MKHFIALTLTLTLQATAADWKQFRGPQGNGVTTEQNLPVTLNEKNLKWSIPLPGRGLSGALVIGEKIIITCSSGITQNRLHILALNAKDGSLIWHRQFWATGRTMCHGKTSVAAPTPCSDGNKIFAVFSSNDVICLDLDGNLQWLRGLTADYANVSNSLGMSSSPLLIGSAVIVQVENDSESYTLALNQRTGINLWKLNRPKAANWTSPVRLTNTLIGLQSKNGIDAIRAADGSKAWSYDGGASTIPSSTLHGGVLYIPSHGITALELNEADAENTPKELWQSRRLSPGTGSPVVLGDKVFTTNNAGVLTAGNLKTGERLWQTRLKGPFSATHVATATHLYCVNEAGLLQIVDTRGKEGEITGTLNLDDQILGSPAVGGGAIYVRSNAKIYKISE from the coding sequence ATGAAACACTTCATCGCACTCACCCTCACCCTCACTCTTCAAGCCACCGCTGCGGATTGGAAACAATTCCGCGGCCCCCAAGGCAACGGCGTCACCACGGAACAAAATTTACCGGTCACGTTAAATGAAAAAAACCTCAAGTGGAGCATCCCGCTTCCCGGCCGCGGCTTGTCCGGCGCGTTGGTGATCGGCGAAAAAATCATCATCACCTGCAGCAGCGGCATCACCCAAAACCGGCTGCACATTCTTGCGCTGAACGCCAAGGACGGCAGCCTCATTTGGCATCGGCAATTTTGGGCCACCGGCCGCACAATGTGCCACGGCAAAACCAGCGTGGCCGCGCCCACCCCGTGCAGTGACGGCAACAAAATCTTCGCCGTGTTTTCCTCCAACGACGTCATTTGCCTCGACCTCGATGGCAACCTCCAATGGCTGCGCGGCCTCACCGCCGATTACGCCAACGTCAGCAACAGCCTCGGCATGAGCAGTTCGCCATTGCTCATTGGCAGCGCCGTCATCGTGCAAGTGGAAAATGACAGCGAATCCTACACGCTTGCCCTCAATCAACGAACCGGCATCAACCTCTGGAAACTCAACCGCCCCAAGGCCGCCAATTGGACCTCGCCCGTGCGCCTCACCAACACCCTCATTGGGCTGCAATCCAAAAACGGCATCGACGCCATCCGCGCCGCCGACGGCAGCAAGGCGTGGAGCTACGACGGCGGCGCATCCACCATCCCCTCCAGCACCCTGCACGGCGGCGTGCTGTATATCCCCTCCCACGGCATCACCGCGCTAGAGCTCAATGAGGCCGATGCCGAAAACACGCCTAAAGAACTCTGGCAAAGCCGACGCCTTTCGCCCGGCACCGGAAGCCCCGTGGTATTGGGTGACAAGGTCTTTACCACCAACAACGCCGGTGTGCTTACGGCGGGAAACCTCAAGACCGGTGAACGCCTTTGGCAAACACGATTAAAAGGTCCATTCAGTGCAACCCACGTGGCCACCGCCACCCATCTATATTGTGTCAATGAAGCAGGCCTCTTGCAGATCGTGGACACCCGAGGCAAAGAAGGCGAAATCACCGGCACCCTCAATCTCGACGACCAAATCCTCGGCAGCCCCGCCGTAGGCGGCGGCGCGATTTATGTGCGGAGCAATGCGAAGATTTATAAAATTAGTGAGTAG
- a CDS encoding AI-2E family transporter, with the protein MNPLSKAVDSVREVIAHHAGDPDEKLLLQNMLQLFVVVLRADGTVSSTEQQAVATLVRDVYGEAAAGQLQQMLAEDKEPDLAAVCAGLDSLTAEEKEILLRALFTAAFADNQYAKAEEDCMHRIARALGIPEETFQREEAAALEQHNRRMKLVRSSTGLIASVVVIGIFILTATFLKAVLFGLILAYFFLPLQQRYTRSFLENGILAKLFGLANCLLVKPFAWVMGTVSGIFRKSKKIKPKPETEDERVQVAIGRACHATVLSVVLALLLIVGGLVVVTISVKPKEIDADKARTQLAGLVGKATGVPLIGDAAKELKTTLDDPKAFENLKEKFMSGSGESAGEKKSVMSSTGKALAAAASILGTIGNFLLNTLLAIFFFSFFLGKMAAYHRRHSADSADTKEGDYLVQSLFETSWLPTTSEETLRSAAEVINEVFFKLKTWVRGYLWIIIIETAIYISVFLLLGVPYAVPLGMVAGLTVLLPFLGPLVSVVLTIGVCVITGHADLTLLGLVGATYVTMNLIVEQLFLYPAFVGEALGLNILETLIVVLLGGLFAGLAGMIFAVPVASVLKFLIPRLYQSFFQSDELELPGRAEPAGGD; encoded by the coding sequence GTGAACCCGCTATCCAAAGCAGTCGATTCCGTGCGCGAAGTCATCGCGCATCACGCGGGCGATCCGGATGAAAAATTGTTGCTGCAAAATATGCTGCAACTTTTTGTCGTCGTGCTGCGCGCCGATGGCACGGTGTCGTCCACCGAACAACAGGCCGTGGCCACGTTGGTGCGCGATGTGTATGGCGAAGCGGCCGCCGGACAGCTCCAGCAAATGCTGGCCGAAGACAAGGAACCCGATCTCGCCGCCGTGTGCGCAGGATTGGATTCGTTGACGGCTGAGGAAAAGGAAATCCTCCTGCGCGCTCTGTTCACCGCCGCCTTTGCTGACAACCAATACGCCAAGGCCGAGGAAGACTGTATGCACCGCATCGCGCGCGCGTTGGGCATCCCCGAGGAAACCTTCCAGCGCGAGGAAGCCGCCGCGTTGGAGCAGCACAACCGCCGGATGAAGCTCGTGCGCAGCAGCACCGGCCTCATTGCATCGGTGGTGGTCATCGGCATTTTTATTCTCACCGCTACTTTTTTGAAGGCGGTTTTGTTCGGGCTTATTCTGGCGTATTTTTTCCTGCCGTTGCAGCAGCGTTACACGCGCAGTTTTTTGGAAAATGGAATCCTCGCTAAGCTCTTCGGTTTGGCGAATTGTTTACTCGTGAAACCCTTTGCGTGGGTGATGGGCACGGTGAGTGGCATCTTCCGGAAAAGCAAAAAGATCAAGCCTAAACCGGAGACGGAAGATGAGCGCGTTCAAGTGGCTATTGGTCGCGCGTGCCATGCCACAGTGCTCTCGGTGGTGTTGGCGCTATTGCTCATTGTGGGAGGTTTGGTGGTGGTGACGATTAGCGTGAAGCCCAAGGAAATTGACGCCGACAAAGCCCGCACCCAACTCGCGGGGCTCGTGGGCAAAGCCACCGGTGTGCCGCTCATCGGCGATGCGGCCAAGGAACTCAAAACCACCCTCGACGACCCGAAAGCATTTGAAAATCTAAAAGAGAAATTTATGAGTGGCTCCGGCGAAAGTGCCGGCGAAAAAAAATCCGTGATGAGCAGCACCGGCAAAGCCTTGGCCGCCGCGGCCTCCATCCTTGGCACGATTGGAAATTTTTTACTCAACACGCTGCTGGCGATTTTCTTCTTCTCATTTTTCCTCGGCAAAATGGCCGCGTACCATCGCCGCCACAGTGCTGACAGCGCCGACACCAAAGAAGGCGATTACCTCGTGCAAAGCCTTTTCGAAACCTCGTGGCTGCCCACCACCAGCGAGGAAACCCTCCGCAGCGCCGCCGAAGTCATCAATGAAGTTTTCTTCAAACTCAAAACCTGGGTGCGCGGTTATCTGTGGATCATCATCATCGAAACCGCAATTTACATTTCCGTTTTTCTGTTGCTCGGTGTGCCCTACGCCGTGCCGCTCGGGATGGTGGCGGGCCTCACCGTGCTGCTGCCTTTCCTCGGGCCGCTGGTTAGCGTGGTGCTTACTATCGGCGTTTGCGTCATCACCGGCCATGCGGATCTCACGCTGCTCGGGCTTGTCGGAGCCACGTACGTGACGATGAATTTGATTGTTGAACAACTCTTCCTTTATCCCGCATTCGTCGGCGAAGCGCTGGGCCTCAATATTTTGGAGACACTCATCGTGGTATTATTAGGCGGCCTCTTCGCCGGTCTTGCCGGAATGATCTTCGCCGTCCCCGTGGCGAGCGTGTTGAAATTTCTGATCCCGCGCCTCTACCAAAGCTTTTTCCAATCCGACGAATTGGAATTGCCGGGAAGAGCCGAACCGGCCGGCGGCGATTAG